The following coding sequences are from one Halorubrum sp. BOL3-1 window:
- a CDS encoding phosphate-starvation-inducible PsiE family protein yields MAPDIDEAADPAARAMEWLVLGAAYFLLVLFLIGVFDLFVSLYRLLVAGNFTDPTEVVALLDSVLLLLIIVEVHRTLVAYARDQPVLRIVVSAAIIAVSRRVISFRLEDYGEGDEALLAAVSLGVLILTLTLGYFLLDRVSVPGRLEL; encoded by the coding sequence ATGGCGCCCGATATCGACGAGGCGGCCGACCCGGCGGCCCGCGCGATGGAGTGGCTCGTCCTCGGCGCGGCGTACTTCCTGCTTGTCCTGTTCCTCATCGGCGTGTTCGACCTGTTCGTCTCGCTCTACCGCCTCCTCGTCGCGGGGAACTTCACCGATCCGACCGAGGTGGTCGCGCTGCTCGACAGCGTCCTGTTGCTCCTGATCATCGTCGAGGTCCACCGGACGCTCGTGGCGTACGCGCGGGATCAACCCGTCCTCCGGATCGTCGTGAGCGCCGCGATCATCGCCGTCTCCCGGCGGGTGATCAGCTTCCGGCTGGAGGACTACGGCGAGGGCGACGAGGCCCTACTCGCGGCCGTGTCGCTCGGCGTGTTGATACTCACGCTCACGCTCGGCTACTTCCTGCTCGACCGCGTCAGCGTCCCGGGGCGGCTGGAACTCTGA
- a CDS encoding DEAD/DEAH box helicase, translating to MDDAIEWLRDRPFYEGQIADHRRIPAREPEYRDVDLEPRLADALAERGIERCYRHQAEAIGAVRDGDDVVLATETASGKSLAYTVPAFEAAMDHGGRTLYIGPQNALIADQEESLSSLAADLGFGSRVSVDSYTGRLSRAEKRDVRDRRPTVLLSNPDMLHYALLPYAGRLWDWFFSSLEYVVIDEVHSYRGVFGSQVALTLRRLARTCERFGSAPQFVCCSATINNPVDHVATVTGRDPDGIALVDEDASGRGPRDWVLWNPPEYDDDWAERGSGRRKSSHTESKRLFVDLVAAGAQTLAFTRARQTAEQYATDSASDLRERGERDLAGKVGAYQAALTDDRRRGIESDLHAGDLRGVWSTSALELGVDVGGLDAVVLDGYPGTRMSAHQRAGRAGRGDDPALVVMIGGEDQLDQYLMRNPSDFFDAPPEDAICDPENGQLMPGHVACAADENWLSPEDERFFGDSFPGVVADLTDEGVLNRREAANGTRWVHAGGSSPQQSVNLRTAEEREISLIERSSGETVASLGFADALRDAYPGAIYHQQGRTYEVVELDLDRDVAELRQSWADYYTQVRSDKDIVVNDDLDERALSARPDVPVRFADVTVTEQITGFVRKDAATGKSLGESTLDLPETTLRTKSLYFPVPEDVEREMRALGDPLDGDAGDPDPSGTAAGVDADGDPATDGGPVDGGGNDGGDDDDGEPIPGGEYAFNGGIHAAEHGIISLFPFHLLCDRADVGGISTPHHPHTEGPAVFVYDGYPGGVGLTRRGHRRIEELMTRTARLIDTCDCEGGCPACVQSPHCGNGNDPLAKAPAVRLLDELTGTATDR from the coding sequence GTGGACGACGCCATCGAGTGGCTGCGCGACCGCCCCTTCTACGAGGGACAGATCGCCGACCACCGCCGCATCCCCGCCCGCGAACCGGAATACCGCGACGTCGACCTCGAACCGCGGCTGGCCGACGCGCTCGCGGAGCGCGGGATCGAACGGTGCTACCGCCATCAGGCGGAGGCGATCGGGGCCGTCCGCGACGGCGACGACGTCGTGCTCGCGACCGAGACGGCCAGCGGGAAGTCGCTCGCGTACACCGTCCCGGCGTTCGAAGCCGCGATGGACCACGGCGGACGGACCCTCTATATCGGCCCGCAGAACGCGCTGATCGCGGACCAGGAGGAGTCACTGTCGTCGCTAGCCGCCGACCTCGGCTTCGGGAGCCGGGTGTCGGTCGACTCCTATACCGGGCGGCTCTCCCGGGCGGAGAAGCGCGACGTGCGCGACCGGCGGCCCACCGTGCTGCTGTCGAACCCGGACATGCTCCACTACGCGCTGTTGCCGTACGCGGGGCGGCTCTGGGACTGGTTCTTCTCGTCGCTGGAGTACGTCGTGATAGACGAGGTCCACAGCTACCGCGGGGTGTTCGGCTCGCAGGTCGCGCTGACGCTCCGCCGGCTCGCGCGGACCTGCGAGCGGTTCGGCTCCGCCCCCCAGTTCGTCTGCTGTTCCGCGACGATCAACAACCCCGTCGACCACGTCGCGACCGTCACGGGCCGCGACCCGGACGGGATCGCCCTGGTCGACGAAGACGCGTCCGGCCGGGGACCGCGCGACTGGGTGCTGTGGAACCCGCCGGAGTACGACGACGACTGGGCCGAACGCGGTAGCGGCCGCCGGAAGTCGAGCCACACGGAGTCGAAGCGGCTGTTCGTCGACCTCGTCGCGGCGGGCGCGCAGACGCTGGCGTTCACCCGGGCGCGCCAGACCGCCGAGCAGTACGCGACCGACAGCGCGAGCGACCTCCGCGAGCGCGGCGAGCGCGACCTCGCCGGGAAGGTCGGCGCGTATCAGGCCGCCCTGACGGACGACCGGCGCCGAGGGATCGAGTCCGACCTCCACGCCGGCGACCTCAGGGGCGTCTGGTCGACGAGCGCCCTCGAACTCGGCGTCGACGTGGGCGGTCTCGACGCCGTCGTCCTCGACGGTTACCCCGGCACGCGGATGTCCGCGCACCAGCGAGCCGGGCGGGCGGGCCGCGGCGACGACCCCGCGCTCGTCGTCATGATCGGCGGCGAGGACCAGCTCGACCAGTACCTCATGCGCAACCCGAGCGACTTCTTCGACGCGCCGCCGGAGGACGCGATCTGTGACCCGGAGAACGGCCAGCTGATGCCCGGACACGTCGCCTGCGCGGCCGACGAGAACTGGCTCTCGCCGGAGGACGAGCGGTTCTTCGGGGACTCGTTCCCGGGCGTCGTCGCGGACCTGACCGACGAGGGCGTGCTGAACAGGCGCGAGGCAGCGAACGGCACGCGCTGGGTCCACGCCGGCGGCTCCAGCCCCCAGCAGTCAGTGAACCTCCGTACCGCCGAGGAGCGGGAGATATCGCTGATCGAGCGGTCGAGCGGCGAGACGGTCGCGTCGCTCGGCTTCGCCGACGCGCTCCGGGACGCGTATCCCGGCGCGATCTACCACCAGCAGGGCCGGACCTACGAGGTGGTCGAGCTGGACCTCGACCGCGACGTCGCGGAACTCCGGCAGTCGTGGGCGGACTACTACACGCAGGTGCGCTCCGACAAGGACATCGTCGTGAACGACGACCTCGACGAGCGCGCGCTCTCGGCCCGCCCCGACGTTCCGGTCCGCTTCGCGGACGTCACGGTGACCGAGCAGATCACGGGGTTCGTCAGGAAGGACGCCGCAACCGGGAAGTCGCTCGGCGAGTCGACCCTCGACCTCCCGGAGACGACGCTGCGGACGAAGTCGCTGTACTTCCCGGTGCCCGAGGACGTCGAACGCGAGATGCGGGCCTTGGGGGACCCGCTCGACGGCGACGCCGGCGATCCCGACCCGAGCGGCACAGCCGCCGGCGTCGACGCGGACGGCGACCCCGCGACGGACGGAGGGCCCGTCGACGGCGGCGGCAACGACGGCGGTGATGACGACGACGGCGAGCCGATCCCGGGCGGCGAGTACGCGTTCAACGGCGGGATCCACGCCGCGGAACACGGCATTATCTCGCTGTTTCCGTTCCACCTGCTCTGCGACCGCGCCGACGTCGGCGGCATCTCGACACCGCACCATCCGCATACCGAGGGACCGGCGGTGTTCGTCTACGACGGGTACCCCGGCGGTGTCGGACTCACTCGTCGCGGTCACCGACGGATCGAGGAGCTGATGACCCGGACGGCGCGGCTCATCGACACCTGCGACTGCGAGGGCGGCTGTCCGGCCTGCGTCCAGTCGCCGCACTGCGGAAACGGGAACGACCCGCTGGCGAAGGCGCCCGCGGTCCGCCTGCTCGACGAGTTGACCGGGACGGCGACGGACCGATGA
- the mvaD gene encoding phosphomevalonate decarboxylase MvaD yields the protein MTGKATARAHPIQGLVKYHGMRDEELRLPYHDSISLCTAPTATTTTVEWQPDASGDVYVIGGEEVGGRAAERIDMVVDHVRELTAVDAAVRLESENSFPSNIGFGSSSSGFAAAALALVEAAGLDRSLPEVSTIARRGSSSAARSVTGAYSRLDAGLNDEDCRSHRLDVGVSEDGFDPEEDLRIVAAHVPAYKETEEAHREAAASHMMQARTAHVQDQLVEMTDALREGAFDRIFETAEHDSLSLTATTMTGPSGWVYWQPETIAVFNAVRELRESGVPVYFSTDTGASVYVNTLADHVDEVEGRIEEVGIDTDVWEVGGPAHVLDESESLF from the coding sequence ATGACCGGCAAGGCCACCGCGCGAGCCCACCCGATCCAGGGGCTCGTCAAGTACCACGGGATGCGCGACGAGGAACTGCGGCTCCCGTACCACGACAGCATCAGCCTCTGTACCGCGCCGACCGCGACGACGACCACGGTGGAGTGGCAGCCCGACGCGAGCGGGGACGTCTACGTCATCGGCGGCGAGGAAGTGGGGGGACGCGCCGCGGAGCGCATCGACATGGTCGTCGACCACGTCCGCGAGTTGACCGCGGTCGACGCCGCCGTGCGGCTGGAGAGCGAGAACTCCTTCCCGTCGAACATCGGCTTCGGTTCCTCCTCGTCCGGCTTCGCGGCCGCCGCGCTCGCCCTCGTCGAGGCCGCCGGACTCGACCGCTCGCTCCCGGAGGTTTCGACTATCGCCCGCCGCGGGTCCTCCTCGGCGGCCCGCTCGGTGACGGGCGCGTACTCGCGGCTCGACGCCGGACTCAACGACGAGGACTGTCGGTCTCACCGCCTCGACGTGGGCGTGAGCGAGGACGGCTTCGACCCCGAGGAGGACCTCCGGATCGTCGCCGCGCACGTCCCCGCGTACAAGGAGACCGAGGAGGCCCACCGCGAGGCCGCCGCGAGCCACATGATGCAGGCGCGGACCGCCCACGTCCAGGACCAGCTGGTCGAGATGACCGACGCGCTCCGCGAGGGGGCGTTCGACCGGATCTTCGAGACGGCCGAACACGACTCGCTGTCGCTGACGGCCACGACGATGACCGGTCCCTCGGGGTGGGTGTACTGGCAGCCCGAGACGATCGCCGTGTTCAACGCGGTCCGCGAACTCCGGGAGTCGGGCGTCCCCGTCTACTTCTCGACGGACACCGGCGCCTCGGTGTACGTCAACACGCTCGCCGACCACGTCGACGAGGTGGAGGGCCGGATCGAGGAGGTCGGGATCGACACCGACGTCTGGGAGGTCGGCGGCCCGGCGCACGTCCTCGACGAGAGCGAGTCGCTGTTCTGA
- a CDS encoding 2Fe-2S iron-sulfur cluster-binding protein gives MTEHTVEFVGTGETIEVADTETILSSCFDAGIAQEYSCRVGMCLACSAEIVEGEVTQPAARGLSDEEAEEYALTCMARPQSDLKLDRGKYPPSIEDEAATAAGDGDGAAADDD, from the coding sequence ATGACCGAGCACACCGTCGAGTTCGTCGGCACCGGCGAGACGATCGAGGTGGCCGACACGGAGACGATCCTCAGCTCCTGTTTCGACGCGGGGATCGCCCAGGAGTACTCCTGTCGCGTCGGGATGTGTCTCGCCTGCTCCGCCGAGATCGTCGAGGGCGAGGTGACCCAGCCGGCCGCTCGCGGTCTCAGCGACGAGGAAGCCGAGGAGTACGCGCTCACCTGTATGGCCCGCCCGCAGTCGGATCTGAAACTCGACCGGGGGAAGTACCCCCCGAGCATCGAAGACGAGGCGGCGACCGCCGCGGGAGACGGCGACGGCGCGGCCGCGGACGACGACTGA
- a CDS encoding short-chain fatty acid transporter: MATSDEAGVIERIGFRISEVVERWMPSPFVFAILLTYLVYVAGLVVTDSGPVELLEFWYGGFWAFLGFSMQMVLILMTGFVIAYHPRVNAILQRLAEIPNSGAQAAAFVGFISMSLAWVHWGFSLIMGAIFAREMGKVAHRKGITVHYPLLAVAGYMGLGLTWHWGISGSAPLQLTDANNIGEGTGFEFLASTVPAAKTIFHPYALTLTVLSIVFATAVLYVLAPSGDRAKGITEYVDESELFDTSADGGTDAADAADPVDEPPAEVDDVPAERMNNSRIIGGLVALAGVAILAVQFAGQGLGAFTLNAVNFGFLFAGLLIYQRPAYYRDRFNDAAGAAAGIILLFPFFAGIQGIMADSGLALLLAEALLDVSTAATYPVIAWVVGSVANLFVPSGGGEWLVVGPSVLQAAEGLGVPYGQATVAYAVGDAHTNLLNPFWALPLLAITNVKAREMFGYAIAMLIALIPFLAVALYAVPY; encoded by the coding sequence ATGGCAACGAGCGACGAGGCGGGCGTCATCGAACGCATCGGATTCCGAATATCAGAGGTCGTCGAACGGTGGATGCCGAGTCCGTTCGTCTTCGCCATCCTGTTGACATATCTCGTCTACGTGGCCGGACTGGTGGTCACCGACTCGGGACCGGTGGAACTGTTGGAGTTCTGGTACGGTGGCTTCTGGGCGTTCCTCGGCTTTTCGATGCAGATGGTGCTCATCCTGATGACCGGGTTCGTCATCGCGTACCACCCCCGGGTCAACGCGATACTACAGCGGCTCGCGGAAATTCCGAACTCCGGCGCGCAGGCCGCCGCGTTCGTCGGGTTCATCTCGATGTCGCTGGCGTGGGTCCACTGGGGCTTCAGCCTCATCATGGGCGCCATCTTCGCCCGCGAGATGGGGAAAGTCGCCCACCGAAAGGGAATAACCGTCCACTACCCGCTACTCGCGGTCGCCGGGTACATGGGACTCGGACTGACCTGGCACTGGGGGATCTCAGGGTCGGCGCCGCTCCAGTTGACCGACGCGAACAACATCGGCGAGGGGACCGGGTTCGAGTTCCTCGCGTCGACGGTCCCGGCCGCGAAGACCATCTTCCACCCGTACGCGCTCACGCTCACCGTCCTCTCGATCGTCTTTGCGACCGCCGTGCTGTACGTCCTCGCGCCCTCGGGCGACCGCGCGAAGGGGATCACCGAGTACGTCGACGAGTCGGAGCTGTTCGACACGAGTGCTGATGGCGGCACCGACGCCGCCGACGCGGCCGACCCGGTCGACGAGCCGCCGGCGGAGGTCGACGACGTCCCCGCCGAGCGGATGAACAACAGCCGGATCATCGGCGGGCTGGTCGCGCTGGCGGGCGTCGCGATCCTCGCGGTCCAGTTCGCCGGGCAGGGACTCGGCGCGTTCACGCTGAACGCGGTCAACTTCGGCTTCCTCTTCGCCGGCCTGCTGATCTACCAGCGCCCGGCGTACTACCGCGACCGGTTCAACGACGCGGCTGGCGCGGCGGCCGGGATCATCCTGCTTTTCCCCTTCTTCGCCGGGATACAGGGAATCATGGCCGACTCGGGACTCGCGCTGCTGCTCGCGGAGGCGCTGCTCGACGTGTCGACGGCGGCGACGTACCCCGTGATCGCGTGGGTCGTCGGCTCCGTCGCGAACCTGTTCGTCCCCTCGGGCGGCGGCGAGTGGCTCGTCGTCGGCCCGTCGGTGCTTCAGGCCGCCGAGGGGCTCGGCGTCCCCTACGGACAGGCCACCGTCGCGTACGCGGTCGGCGACGCGCACACGAACCTGCTGAACCCGTTCTGGGCGCTGCCGCTGCTCGCGATCACGAACGTCAAGGCGCGCGAGATGTTCGGCTACGCCATCGCGATGCTGATCGCGTTGATCCCGTTCCTCGCGGTCGCGCTGTACGCGGTGCCGTACTGA
- a CDS encoding deoxyribodipyrimidine photo-lyase, producing the protein MELFWHRRDLRTADNVGLAAATGTGDDADRGPGAAVFVFDPDVLDHASDVRARRLLDGLAALRDDYRERGSDLLVARGDPETVLPRLADALDADRVVWNRDYSGLARERDAGVRRALDDVDVEREAHHDAVLHDPDAIRTNAGDPYSVYTYYWKKWTDRAKDDPLPAPSREELVDADVLASAVGSEARADGGSAVDRVAVGDLPTPADLGFAEPDAEVGPAGTAVARERLDAFLDGAVFGYEADRDYPSRESTSRLSAFLTYGEIGVRETYAATTEAMAEAESDAQPDDAPEQVEEFQQQLAWREFYTQVLFHNPEVVTENFKEYEEGIAWRDDPEEIAAWKRGETGYPIVDAGMRQLREEAFIHNRVRMIVASFLTKDLLADWRHGYEHFKQLLADHDTANNNGGWQWAASTGTDAQPYFRIFNPMTQGERYDPDAEYIAEYVPELRGVEADLIHGWHELSPTQRANAAPDYPAPIVDHSERREEALAMYKRARGEDPEE; encoded by the coding sequence ATGGAACTGTTCTGGCACCGACGGGACCTCAGAACCGCCGACAACGTCGGTCTCGCGGCTGCGACCGGGACCGGTGACGACGCCGACCGAGGGCCGGGCGCGGCCGTGTTCGTCTTCGACCCCGACGTGCTCGACCACGCGAGCGACGTTCGGGCGCGCCGCCTGCTCGACGGGCTCGCCGCGCTCCGCGACGACTACCGCGAGCGCGGGAGCGACCTGCTCGTCGCCCGCGGCGACCCGGAGACCGTCCTCCCGCGGCTCGCGGACGCCCTCGACGCCGACCGCGTCGTCTGGAACCGCGACTACTCGGGTCTGGCCCGCGAGCGCGACGCGGGCGTGCGACGCGCGCTCGACGACGTCGATGTCGAGCGCGAGGCCCACCACGACGCGGTCCTCCACGACCCCGACGCGATCCGGACGAACGCCGGCGACCCCTACTCGGTGTACACCTACTACTGGAAGAAGTGGACCGACCGCGCGAAGGACGACCCGCTTCCCGCGCCGAGCCGCGAGGAACTCGTCGACGCGGACGTACTGGCGTCTGCGGTGGGGTCCGAAGCCCGCGCGGACGGCGGGAGCGCGGTCGACCGGGTCGCCGTCGGCGACCTCCCGACGCCCGCCGACCTCGGGTTCGCGGAGCCGGACGCCGAGGTCGGTCCGGCTGGAACGGCCGTCGCCCGCGAGCGGCTCGACGCGTTCCTCGACGGGGCGGTGTTCGGCTACGAGGCCGACCGGGACTACCCGTCCCGAGAGTCGACCTCGCGGCTGTCGGCGTTTCTGACGTACGGCGAGATCGGGGTTCGGGAGACGTACGCGGCGACGACGGAGGCGATGGCCGAGGCGGAATCGGACGCGCAGCCCGACGACGCCCCCGAGCAGGTCGAGGAGTTCCAACAGCAGCTCGCGTGGCGGGAGTTCTACACGCAGGTCCTCTTCCACAATCCGGAGGTAGTGACGGAGAACTTCAAGGAGTACGAGGAGGGGATCGCGTGGCGCGACGACCCCGAGGAGATCGCCGCGTGGAAGCGCGGGGAGACTGGATACCCCATCGTCGACGCCGGGATGCGTCAGCTCCGGGAGGAGGCGTTCATACACAACCGGGTGCGGATGATAGTCGCCTCCTTCCTCACGAAGGACCTGCTCGCCGACTGGCGGCACGGGTACGAGCACTTCAAGCAGCTGCTGGCTGACCACGACACCGCCAACAACAACGGCGGGTGGCAGTGGGCGGCCTCGACGGGGACCGACGCGCAGCCCTACTTCCGCATCTTCAACCCGATGACGCAGGGCGAGCGCTACGACCCCGACGCCGAGTACATTGCCGAGTACGTGCCGGAGCTCCGGGGGGTCGAGGCCGACCTGATCCACGGCTGGCACGAGCTGTCGCCGACCCAGCGCGCGAACGCGGCCCCCGACTACCCCGCGCCGATCGTCGACCACTCGGAGCGGCGCGAGGAGGCGTTAGCGATGTACAAGCGGGCGCGCGGCGAGGACCCGGAGGAGTAG
- a CDS encoding ASCH domain-containing protein, producing MTDTDPADLLPNDRVRQAALDGEVTQLHRGNRYGGEGDTFEVDGVAFELTEVTERTLGDVTDADARREGSPSLSAYKERMVRAHGGSFDWDPDADVVRHRFERVE from the coding sequence GTGACCGACACCGACCCGGCCGACCTGTTGCCGAACGACCGCGTGAGACAGGCGGCCCTCGACGGCGAGGTGACCCAGCTCCACCGCGGAAACCGGTACGGCGGCGAGGGCGACACGTTCGAGGTCGACGGCGTCGCCTTCGAACTGACCGAGGTGACGGAGCGCACGCTCGGCGACGTGACCGACGCCGACGCGAGACGCGAGGGGTCGCCGTCGCTTTCGGCGTACAAGGAACGCATGGTCCGCGCGCACGGCGGGAGCTTCGACTGGGACCCCGACGCCGACGTGGTGCGACACCGGTTCGAACGAGTCGAGTAG